The Salvia hispanica cultivar TCC Black 2014 unplaced genomic scaffold, UniMelb_Shisp_WGS_1.0 HiC_scaffold_1213, whole genome shotgun sequence genome segment GTAATGCAAATGCCGCCGCTGGAGGTTACcattaaaacacaaaattaccATTATATCCtttcacaattaattaatgtaaaaatattttttagatgGCAAATTCTGGACCACTCatctaataaaaatgagtggttgataatgcatctcaattctcaattaaggtaaaaaatctcaactgatcacaatcctatatatatatatatatatatatagggtcttgttaggttgagattatttagctaaattgagaaatgagatgcaatatgggccactaatccacaagctaaacaaaatgtcaacaaatacaacattatgtcaacaagggggtaaaattgtaatttctttaattaaaaaaagcgTGAAACATCCAAACTGATTTCAAaccaatttctaaaatttctcTAAAATCTCTCTtccaaaatcttcaaatcttcatctGCAAAATCTCGCtgatcttcaaaattcaaaacgtAAACATTCAAAATCTCGCTGATCTAAATGACGAATGAAGAGGAAAATCTGAAAGACGGATTGGTAGGAAGAGAGGCGGTAGACGCCGCTGGAGGCTTCTCGGAGGAGGATTGGTCGCTCGTTGATGAAGATCGGGAGGGTTTCGGTGGTGGAGGAGAGGAGGAAGGTGAGTGTGTACACGAAGAGACCTAATCGCTTCTCGATCCCCGATTTGTCTAATCCGATGTTGATGTAGATCGTGCCGAGCACGATTCCGACTCCTATGGCTTGCAATGTGTTGCTGACGAGCAATTGCTTCGTTCTGTAAATCAATTTCCAGAATCGGAAGGATAGGAGTGTGATTTCGTGGATTCTCGAGCTTCCAGATCTGATTTTGTGTTCAATTGGAGGAGGAGAGATGGATTCGATTGATTTTTCCGGCTACTGCTCCGGCTGTTCCAGTGGTTGGAGGTCGGTGAGGATTTCCATGGCAAATTTGAGGGGATCGAGCTAAGGGGGGACGGTGAAGCCGTTGGAGAGGAGGAAGGCTTCGAGGGAGGAGTTGTCGCCGTGGTGGATCACGAAGCAGCAGCAGCCGCCGCAGGGCGTGCCGCCGGAGCTCTTCTCCGTGCTGCAGTAGGTGAAGAGAGCGTTTGTGCCGTTTTGGAGCCACCAGCAGCGCAAGGGGGCGGCAGAGGTGGTGGAGCTCGATCGGATTCTCCAGGtgtttgatgaattgattCAGAAGGTGTGTGCGTTTATGCGTGTGAAAGTTTAGAGTGAATTGTCTCTCTAATCTAATTATTAAGATTCGATTTTTTTCCAGAATAAAatgttcttttttcttgtttatagTGATGGTTGAATGTGTTCTGTTTTTCTAGCAAATGTTTCCTTTCTTTTCAATGAGGGATTTTTTTGGTGGattgtttttcttattcttgAGCTGAAATTGTTCTTGATGGAGTTGTTGTCTTACTTAATTCTGCTGATTTTTTATTGGTCTtgatatcttaccatatctaatttctctctctgtttGCCTCTTGAGCTAAGATTTCCATAGCTTCTTGGTTCCTGAAAGAAACATATTGATCTATTTGAGAGaaagagtgagagagagagaggaaaacaTCTTGATCTTGTAAGGAATAGAGTGAAAAGCAGCACTCTCAATATtgatgatgacgatgatgatgtGCAGAGCCATAAAATAGTAGTTATCTTTTAATTACAAGAAttgttttagttgttgacactatatacaagttgttgacaaGATGTTGACATTTCGCCTTCCGATATGGAAGGCGAAATGGAAGGCTTCTCGATCGACGCTGCCGAGTTCCCCGATTTCTTAGGCGTCATTCTGCTCGATAGCATTGATTTCAACGATCTCTTCCTCGGAATCGAAGACGGCGACGTTTTGCCCGATCTCGAGATGGATGCCGAGAGCTCCTCGCCGACAGCATTGATTTCTACTCTTTGTTGGATTTTGTAGTGAGATCTGcaattttactcatttttcctGAATTGGAATTTGTAGATCTAAAAATTGGAACAATAAGATTTGTGAGATATTGAATCCTCGTGTCgaaattgttaaattttttaattgactAATAGATTTTGTGTATGTTGGTGGAAGCTCTGCGATGTTTCTGAAAGTAAGTAATATGTCAGCTACActttcaagtcatgtcaactacacgtaaaagtcatgtcaacaattatatgtcatgtcaactacactttcaagccatgtcaactacactacaagctatgtcaacaataattataagccatgtcaactacactttcaaaccatgtcaactacacgtacaagccatgtcaactacacgtacaagccatatCGTATCAACTgcacatacaagtcatgtcaactgcACATACAAGCCATTAGCTTCTCCAGTGAATCTGCAACCCTACCATGGACTCTCAACCCTATTCATAACCCCTTCCTCCAAAGTAATGTCAACTGCACtttcaagccatgtcaactacatgtacaagccatgtcacgacgaaattataagtcatgtcaactacactttcaagccatgtcaactacatgtcaattgatatgtgaattataagtgttattttttagttgttgacattttaatacgagttattgacattcgatattctcggtattgatatgtgaattataagtattattttttagttgttgacattttaatacgagttgttgacattcgatattccgccattttagaaatgaaatgacgATAATACCCCTAGTTGGCataatcatgtcaactatacacatataatgtcaactataagttgttgacatttgatgcaGCCACtcattcataattttcgtgCGATGTCAACAGcgtgtagtttatgtcaactaggggTATTATCGTCAATAGCttgcacatcaaatgtcaatagCCTGCATCAAATGTTAACAActtatagttgacattatatgtgtatagttgacacgaattgtatatgtagttgacattatatgtgtgtagttgatatgaattgtatatatagttgacatggattgtacacatagttgacatgaattgtaaatgtagttgacattatatgtgtgtagttaacattaattgtatatgtagttgacatagattATATAGGTAGTTGACATGCATAGTTGATATTAAAAAGGGGAGATAACTAAATCTTAGcaactaattttcaaatgaGAAATATTACCAAACAATCAGAgtgcaaaatatttcatgctttaatttggagaaataaaagagagagacaCGTAACATTTGCCTCAAAAGCAGAATTCTTTACGTATTTTCCGTTCCTTTCATACTTGATAAATCAtccaacaacaataaaaaaattgtacatttaacatttcttcaatatcgagaatatcaaatgtcaacaactaacaaataacacttataattgacatatcaataccgaaaatatcgaatgtcaacaactcgtattaaaatgtcaacaactaaaaaataacacttacaattgacatatcaataccgagaatatcgaatgtcaacaactaaaaaataacacttataattcacatatcaatagccaaaatatcaaatgaactaaaacaaaGTTGAGATATCACAGTTAACAGGCAAGAAAAAGCAATAAAACTGCCAGACATCCAATTCAatcatcaaataaaagttCAATCATCAAATTGGTCAATCATCTGCGTCGGACTCACTACCAGAGGAACTCCCTGAATCAGAATCTGTAAAAAACAAGCTCAAACGAATGAACATCTGTTTCTGTTTCCGTTTTCCATACTTTCACCCCCAACACAATGTAGAAACGCAAGAAGAATCAGTATCAATACCACTCGAGGATGACGAATCGCTGCTTGAGCTGCCAGAACTGCTTGAGCTACTGCTGCCATTGCCTCTACCATCATTCTCCTGTCCAACAACACCATCATTCTCCTGCCCAACAACACCTTCTTTCACAAACTCAATCTCCACAACAACAGGGAAACTCGTTGCTGGCATATCGTCATCAATATCtacatcttcttcatcattttGTTTCATCATCTTGCCACAATCATCATTCTTGTCGCTCAATGCGCCCTACACAACATTACCAACAACATGAATAAACAGTGAAAACACCacaaaaaagacaaaaatctTGATGCAAATTTAACTTACCACATCAGCATCAGTAACAGGACTGGAGGGAATAGAAACTCCAGCAGCTGGATTGTTGTTCATCATCAACGCTTGCCGCTTTGTCTTGCTCACCATCTTCTTCGAATTGGTCACAAACCGATCAAGTTCCCACAGCGTTTCCGTATCAAGAGCCTCAATATCAAGCTCAATTTCATTGACATCCTGTGCCAAATGCTCATCCCTCTTCCTGATTATCTGTACAAGTTGAGGCATCTTCTCTTGGGGTAAATTCTGCAACCCAAATCCAAGTTTTGTTGACATCCAATTCCTGATAATACTTCCAATTCTataaacaaatcaacaattaaGCTTGCAAAAAGTTCAAATCCTATAACAAAAGCAAATATTGGAAAATCAATCTCTCAAATGAGTTCACATCTAATACAATTGAATCATCTACTGCAAAAATATGGTAATATGGTTGCAACAGAAGCaaaaatctcataaaaatGTTGATAGCAAAAACACAAGTTAATAGCAACTCATCAAATCATGATCAAGGAAAAACAACTACTTAGTCTACAGTCATCACAGCAAGCACTAcaaggcaaaaaaaaaaacagagacgTATCAAAATGCCTCTATTTTACAGAAATCAGTAaaacatgaaaagaaaatagatgaATTCGAATTAAAACATGGTACAACCACAACAAAAATGCttgtttcaaataaataaaaatggaaaagagaaCAAAGAAATTCACCTAAACCTGATCTACTTTCCCCAAATAACCACACAGTGTTAGCTCAAACAATCAaaacatgaaaagaaaatagaattagCCAGAAAAGTAGAAACAGAGTATGAGAGATGCGGTGAAATGAGAACAAAAATTGAAGTGCATCTCACCCTATCAAACGATTTACTCCCAAATTTAAACAGACATGCAGAGTGAGCTTTCGGGTTCCTGTTTTTGTGAAATACTCCCAAAGTTCACCATCTCCGATCAGCATTTCACCTTCTCCGATCAcctatatgtagttgacattataggtgcgtagttgacattaaaattgagaatCTAACTCTTAGCAACTAATTCCCAATTAGGAAATATCACCAAACACCTAGAGTGCATTATGATTAAGCTTGATTCCTCACTCCAACACAATTGATAATCTAAACCTAAAACTTTCAATTCCATAAACGAATTAATAATCAAGCTTGcaaaaagttcaaattttataacaaaagCAAATTTTGATGAATCAATCTTTGAAATCAGTTCATCCAATTCCATAATCTGGCGGTGGTATTGAATTTGTCTCATCTTTAATTGTTGAATCTGCAGCtgcaaaatcttcaaatcaaattcgTTGGATTCATTGAAAAGCAGCAGCTAATAAGATGTCATCATCACTCCTGTCAGCGAATCCAGCACTAAATTCCGGTAGATCGTCGATGAGGAGACGGAACAAGAAGAAAATCCATAGCCGCGATATAGCAGAAAATAACGATCAGCACCAAAACTCACCAATCGAATGGAAATCGGAGACGCAGCAGCAAATCTACTCGTCGAAGCTCCTCCAAGCGCTCGCCAAGTCCGGAACGGCGACGGCTCGCTCCTCAGATTCGCGCTCGTGATTCCGGCGAGCTGCCTGAACACGAAGC includes the following:
- the LOC125198114 gene encoding transcription factor GTE7-like, encoding MTATRWWQLDHVSTGKAATAGSRTPSPKVTADKLTKSKSNNQSINADGEFSFVFRQLAGITSANLRSEPSPFRTWRALGGASTSRFAAASPISIRLVIGEGEMLIGDGELWEYFTKTGTRKLTLHVCLNLGVNRLIGNWMSTKLGFGLQNLPQEKMPQLVQIIRKRDEHLAQDVNEIELDIEALDTETLWELDRFVTNSKKMVSKTKRQALMMNNNPAAGVSIPSSPVTDADVGALSDKNDDCGKMMKQNDEEDVDIDDDMPATSFPVVVEIEFVKEGVVGQENDGVVGQENDGRGNGSSSSSSSGSSSSDSSSSSDSDSGSSSGSESDADD